ATCTTGGTTTTATCCAAGAGTAGACAAAGCTAAGGTATTTGATTTGGGTTATGTTGCTTCTAAATCAGGGCATTCACGTGGTAGCACTGTAGATATTTCATTAATTAAAAATGATAAAAAAATAAGTAAAATTGTTCCTGAAGAAAGAAAATATTCTGATGGAATGAAAATGTATTACTTAAATGATGGAACTGAAGATTTTGGATCTTCATTTGATTTATTTGATGTTGCTTCACATTATGAAAATAATCTTATTACCAAAGAGCAACAAGAAAAACGTTTTTATTTAAAAAATATTATGGATTCGTGTGGTTTTAATAATTATAAAGAAGAATGGTGGCATTTTACATTACGCAATGAGCCATTTCCTGAAACTTATTTTGACTTCTCAGTGGAATAATTTAATTACTTCATGCCCTAATGCAAAAAATACTTTTTTAATCTAACTTTATGTTTTTAATAAATTAAAAAATATTTTAAAAAATCGTTCGTAAAAAATAAAATAAATATTATTTTCATTATAAGTAATATTAGAAAAGTTTAAAATATTAATTATATATTTTTATTAATTTATCAAAAAATTGTTATTAATTATTAAAATTTAAAATTATAAATATTTATAACACTATTGAGTTCAAATTCTGGTTATGATATTTTAGGAAAATTAATTAATTTCTGTTTATGCATAGCTTTTTTACTTGAAACTTTGTGTATTCAAGTTCTCTTAATTTATTAAGGAGTTCTCAATTGACTAATATTAAACTGTCTTTAAGATCTGTTAGTTTATCAGTTGCCCTCGTTTTTTCTTTAAATGCATTTGCTAGTAAAGATAAAAACACAAATGAATTAAATGAAAGTTTGACTATTGGGGTAGAAAAAAGCTTACCTTTATCACAAGGGGCTGATGGTTTATATAGAAATGATGGGGTTGCAGTAATCATTTCGGAGCCAAATTTTATAATAAGTAATAAAATTAATGGTAAAGCAGAAAATAATAAAAATGAATTTGTTTGGATTGCAAAAGAATATTTAAAATCTAATGCTGCAAAATTTGGTCTAGATCAAAATACTATTGAAAATCTTTCCTTGCAATTTGTTAGAACTGACAAAGAATTTACTGTCGTAAGATTTATTCAACAAGTTCATAATGTGCCAGTTTATGGAAGTTCAATAGCTGTTACAGTAAATAATAAAGGAAGGGTTACTTTTGTTGCTAGTAATACAGTAACTGGTAACTTGGAA
This is a stretch of genomic DNA from Pigmentibacter ruber. It encodes these proteins:
- a CDS encoding M15 family metallopeptidase produces the protein MKKKICFFTVFNLFFVNLQTNALEKGFVYLKDIDPTIKSDLRYFSTNNFTNQRVPGYKKAEVILTKEAAVALKCAQQKFNNNNYSIVVYDAYRPQTAVNFFIKWSKDLKEQEKKSWFYPRVDKAKVFDLGYVASKSGHSRGSTVDISLIKNDKKISKIVPEERKYSDGMKMYYLNDGTEDFGSSFDLFDVASHYENNLITKEQQEKRFYLKNIMDSCGFNNYKEEWWHFTLRNEPFPETYFDFSVE